A segment of the Calonectris borealis chromosome 2, bCalBor7.hap1.2, whole genome shotgun sequence genome:
GGACAATGTATTGTAAACTCAAATGCCCAGGCCAGGAGACCACAAAAGCTCCTCTGTCTTGTGCGAGGGAACTGAAAAGAGGCTTTCACAGTGCTGCAGAATATGCTGGCAGACTGTGCCAGTTCAGAGCCCTCAGTGTTCCGGAAGACGTTTATGTACAAGGAGGGCAAATCTTGTCTAATCCTTGGATAAGAAGCTACtataactgttatttttaaaaaatgagaagaatcATATGTATGTGTCGAAGACAACCATCAGATAATTACAGGCTGCTCAGTGGCTGCATGAAGTGCAGTAGCTGAGGAACTGAAAAGGTCTTTGTGCTCCTTCTAGCAGGAGAAGGACACCTCCTTATCTACTCtcacaaataaaaagcaagacctatcctttaaaaacaaacatacaccTATTTCCTCCTATTTTATAAAATAGTCATTTCTATAGTCAATCctttttgcaagcagaaaattACAAAGCCAAAGAGTTTGATAACAACAATGGTAGttttttcttaaagatgaaaTCGCAAGCTAATAAGCACCCGGTTCTTTGATTTTCACTTAGGCTTATAACTTTCACGTTGTTGGGAAGAGTTAACCCTCCATTGGGTAAAATGGCACTAAACTAAAAACAAATAACTTCTCATTGCATTGTCCATCTGAAAAGGAAGGTACCTACTGGGTTTTTTAGGAAGTTTTGCTAGACATCAGTGGAAGCACTGAGCAACAATATGTCAGAGAGAGGAAAATCAGCTCGGCATATAGAAtactattttttgtaattttatttgaaatgaaattacattcaGATACAGTCCAGTTATATTAGCGGAGATTTAAGCAAATGTTTAAAGCTAACAAACCCCTAAAATTAATCTCTTAGCTTCACAATTCTTTTGTCACTGATATGGATTATAAGATCAGACTAAATTCACTCTTTTGCATTACCCAGATTCAAAATCAcaatcatgtttaaaaaaaatacaaaaatgtctaAAATTTCACTTTCCAACCTAACTTATAAGAATAAAAAAGCCGTTGAAATGCCTTCATTAAAAAGCCACATTGACATGATTTATAGCTGTACAAATTGTTGTTTAAAACAAGCATTATAGGATAAGTGATCAAAGCAGTGCTAAAGATTTGAAGCAGAATTTTTCCCACTGCCCTTACGTAGACTTTTTTGgctaaattacaaataaaaaccgCTTTGAAAATGTACTCTTAAATTCACCAGaataaaaaaagcccaaataagTGTGTCTGAGCGCAAAGAGAAGGCCATATTCTATGGTGCGTACTCACATTCCAAATTCCCAGGATGTGGACTGAAACAAGGGGTTTGCTTGTGCTTGATGTGCTTGATATTTGACTAAGACCTGCATAGAAAATGAGTAGAAACGCATCCTGCACCTGACCAGGTGAGCAGTCTGCATGCTGGAAAAGAACTGAGTACTGCTGAGTAAGGCAACCGAGACAAAGTATTGCTTAAGTGCAATCTGGTTAAGGCAGAGTCTGTATTTTTGAAGCTGTTACTGCTTCCGGTTCTACTTAAAAGCCCTCGTGCATTAGAATGTGTTTTAAGAGCTTTGGTTAAAAAGACctggtggagctggaggtggTTCACAAAGATAAATCTAAAGAAATTCATTACAATGAGCTCAAAAAAACCTTTGTCGACCTCATATTCTTACAGTCATTCAGTCCAAAGCTCCAAATGTATGTACTAACAAGACAAAAATGTGTTAAGCACAGCTTTCTCAAAAAACCCATCCCTTATTTGCCCCCTGCAAGACACAGCTCCCACTCTGGATCAGGCATCATCTGAAATTTTATGTGAGTGAGTGTAGCAATATTTTGGCCTAATAAGTAAATCATGTCCAGTCCTACCCTTGCAACAGATGTAGAATTAGTCCTTTATCAGGCCAAATTCTGCACAATACTATGCTGATTTTAATCTAAAGGAATTTCTGTGATATTAGTGTGGATTTTTAAGtgaaggcagaatttggcccattTTAGCACATTAAAATAGACGGATCCACAGCTTCTGTTTGAAGAATCAAtagattaaacaaaatatttgtagcACTTCCCATATTTACTACATGAAAAGCTGCACTCACCCCATTTGACCAGTTTACAATTATCATTTATCCTTTCCAGTGCTAAGAATTTCTAGGTTATTCACAGAAATATATCGAAGCTTGGGAAAGTGTAACAACAGATGCACCATATCTTTGCATAAGCTTATGCTTAAAAATACTAGAAGGTAGCTGGGCTCTGATCATTCTTTGGCTTGAAGCTGAAGCCTCCTTGGATAGATCAGTTCTTCCATTTGTTGGAGTCCCAAGCCAGGAACCAGCCTGTGAATGTTGGGGGTTCGTGCCCCTGCTTCACAATCACAATGGGGGTCCTCTTATCTCTGCCAGAAGGATCTGTTTCAATATAGCGTTTGgctaaaaacagagaggaaataaaacatgtaATATATTAGTTCGTTCCTTTGgtataaaaaatacattaaaagtcCTAGTGAAAGAACCCAGGGCTACTATAATAAGTATTCAATTACATGAATTCAAAGGCAATGAAATGATCAGGTAACTGCTGATTTCTCCCAGCTGCCAGTGAAAGAATTTTGCACAAGGTTAAAACAGAGGGATTGTTGCTCTGATCAGTTCATTGCCATACAGTTGGGTTTTGGCTTTTGTACAGGAGAAGGAATTTGCTGGTGCTGTGCAGATGCACAAGCTTCATTCCCATTTTTCCGATGTAAAAGCCAGTATAGTTTCCCTTGACATCACAATGTGACATCAGTATGTACTGGAAACACAGCTTGGTAACCCTAGCTGCTCCAGGGAAATATCTGCAAGCGTTTTTAGCACGAACTTTGTCAGAATGGCTCAGCTATGTGAAATCACACCAGACGTGACACGTGATTTTTCAGAGAGGTGCACTCTACGTGAGTTGTCTTGATTTGTTCTGCAACTGGAATTTCCTCCTCCAATTTTAACTCAGTGAAGGACTTGAGGATTTGTTGGCATTCCTGTGACTATATACATTAGTGCAGGGTGCAGCTTAGTAGGTATCtccttttaaattctttctcttttcagtgctGTTTCTTTTCGTGGAGCTCTcctatatattctttaaaaagctcTGCAGCCTAGTAATGCTATCTTGATTAATTTTACCCTTCATAAAATTACCGATAAGAAAGATACAATGAGTTTTAAAGcacatttaaaggagaaaataatcttCTCCAGGATTAAATCTTAATCAGCTCAGTAACCCTTTTAAACAGTGTAAACGTAACTAGATTTCTTCTACATCatctttttcacttctttaaGTAATATTGATGCTACTTCACTCAGAATTCTGCCAAATTGATTTGATTTACCAGATTTAACAGATTCCTGTCGCTCAGTTTCATTAGCATCCTTCCCAATCCAGATAAAAACCTGCAATCAGAGGAGAGAAAGATATAGCTCCCATGTTGTTATAAGGATGTTGTGTACAAAATAATTGATTCCACTAGGAGAAAGAGTATACACTATGAAAGGACTACAGAGATACACAGCTCGCTCAAACCAcaattgatgatttttttttcccttgcgaGAGACTGTAGTTCTATGCTCTGAAATCTCACCGCTCTCTTGACACTGGAAGGCCGGACCTTTATGCACTCTGTTGAAAGGAACTCTAATTACCTTTTCCATGGGTATCTTTTACAATTTGCCATAAAATTGCTCTTTAGGTGCAAAAACACTGAACAGGAGCTCTCTCTGATTTGAGCTCTGGGTGCACATCAACACTTGTGCCCTGTGATCAGTGCTACCCAGGGTAACTGCTAGATAACCCACCGAATAACCCAACAACCAGAGCCTCGATCTGCaatccccactttttttttttttctgtcagggaTCTTTTTGGAAACCAGCTACATGACCCGGACTTCTTTCCTTCTCACCTCAGTCAGTATGTCTCAGCTACTTTCCATCCAGCTCTTCCACCCACCTTCCCTCATCACTCCTTCCCACATGGACCTTGAACGTTCCTTCTCATTTCCAAAAAcctcagcctttttttccttaagggtTAGGCTGAAGAAGACAAATAAAGCGTGGGATCTGTGgcctcctccccctttccctccaaggggagaggaagggtaGAGAGAATATACTGTGAGAAACAGATGTGCCCTCTGCACCCACAGTATGTTCGCCTGTCATCCAAAAAGCTctcaacattttcagttttcagtgaaCCTGGGAAAATGACGGAGATTGTTTCTGTCACCCTCCACCCAGTTCTTCTGAAGAAATCTGTGTAAGGGTCGAGTGTTTGTCCCCTTCTTTAGTAAGACTTTTTGTAGGTGCTGCTGCTACATGGATTTTGTGGCTTCTGAATACCTTTTATgcaataactttcttttttagaaTTAATAAATTTTAGTGATAAAGTCAAGAACATTATTGAGAGCCTTTCAGAACACTGTCGGGGCTTATACTCTTGCAGCCTCCATTGGTTTTAATGGGAAGTGCCTGCCGGGGCCTCACATTATGCTTGGAAATTCAATTGTGTCTGTTCACACTAGCATATCATATAGCTCACAAAATATAGCTCCCTCTGgtataatttaaagaaaacaaaacctcttcCATTCTCACAAAGATGATTTTTCCTCCCATCTTATGATCTAAgtggttaaaaataaattatccttgTTACCACAAAAAGCAGTGGTCAAGTACACAGCTTACCTGCTCCCAAGCATCCAGCAACATGACATCATCTTCAGCCAAATCGTCCTGAGTGAACTCTCCCGGGACCTCCTCAATCTAAAAAGGAtattatgttttgggttttttttgttttttaatgatttatcaAGATATTCTGATTTTGCACAGAcgaaagacatttttaaaaggataagtTCAGAAAGCTGGTGTGTAATTCTTTTTGCTCCTGAAAGGTCAAGCCCTAAACTGATTTGATGAATGTGTCAAGGGTGTTTCACTGAAAGGAAACAAATTGTATAATTGCATGTCCTATAAAATCAGCTCTCAGTTTGTCAGAATTGATAGGATATCCTCAGGAGAGGCAGAGGTTTACATTGTAATTGTGACTATTGTTAAGTTGAGTCTGAGGTCTGCCGGAAGAAGGGGACAGGGAAATTTCCATAGAGCACCTTGTACCAAGCAAACTAAATCAATCAGCTGGTATCAGCTGATATATTCATGCAGCTTACATTCATTAATAAGCAAAAGAAACTGTTTTGGTTTGCAGTGGGTGAGCTCAGTGATAAAATACACACCCAAGCAAGCTTTCCAGTCGCTTGACAATAGGACGTTACAGTTGACTAAGCCATCGAGGACTAGTCCCCAAAGGAAAGGCAGACTGCTTGCTTCTTCCAAGGATGTGCAGGCAGATAGGAAAGCAGTTTAATGTTATTCTGTATGAGAAGAAGAGATAATAATGTAGCTAGTGGTCAGCCCTCTACTTTTAAAGGACTGTCAAGGGTTTGGCTATGCTTGGTCATGTAGGAGTGCTAAAGGGACGGTAGGCAGATGGTGCAAAAGACATTCCTTTTTGCCACCCTGTGTTATGGTGGCCAGAAAGTCAGTGTGATCTGACCTACCTCTTCTGGTGAGGTCTAACAGTGGTGAGATTACTAGAGAAATACTAGAGAAATACTACAGGAAAGAGGGGATTTCACAGAATTTGGAGGGAAtttaaagcaaaaaccaaacaaatgcaGCAGGCTATTATAGAGAGGTTGGTTCCTATTACTGTATTTCACAGGAGTGTTTTAGAAGCTTGTTAGAAGAATACACTTTACTACTCTCCTAAGATTTTAAAGTTCTTATTAAAGGATCCTATTTGTTTTATCCCTCTGCAAATGAACGGGCTATGCCTTAAGGAGACTACAGAAATGGTAGCCAGCTACGTCCCCCACGTAAAAATTAGTGCATCCTTGCCAAACGGTGACACAGCGTTGCCCTCCCAGAATACGGTAAGTAATTAAGCCTGAATCACAGAGCTGTGCTCTGGGTATTTCTGCTAAGGAAATAGGTCTTCCTACCTCCTTGAGCGCAGGCCAGTACCTTAGAGGCATAATTACATGTCTTAAATCTCTATAGAAAATTTCAGACTGCTAGGGATTTTTGGCAAGGGACATTTCTTTTCCTCACCACCACTATCAAACACTTAAGGGGCAAGGCACTGACCTGCACTTTCTCAAAATGATAGCCGTCTGGCAATGCTCTGCAAGAACACAATTGCTTTCGACTGGGCAAATGCCTTATCTTTTTGCATCTGCAAGCCTCTagtcccaggctggagcaggctctgCGTGCAGACGTCTGCAGTATTAACTCTTCTGTCCGTCCTTTGCATGTGGATTCATTTAAAGCACCAAACCTCAACTCTCTAGTTCTTGCCAAGCATGGCTAATTAAGCCAGATCCCCAAATTCATTTAATGTCTGATGATTCCCAAGGCAAAAATATACcagaaaatatgtaattaaacAGAGAGGAAAGTATCCCTCATATACTCACAACAAATCTGCCAGTCTTATTAGAACAACCGTAGAGGCGAGGGGGATGATCTTCAGCCTTTGTCAAGAGTTGTGATGaagtctgatatttttttttacctccaaGTGCTTTCCAGAATTCCTCTGAAATACACAATATATAATTTATTCAGCAGTGGATTTAACATTTGATGTTTTATCTTGTTAGATACTGTTTCAAGAATCCCCAAACAAtatattcttttccttctcatgcATAGGTGCATTTTCTTACAGTTCTTCCTGCAGTTTGTCAAAATAACAATAAAGATATCACTTGCAGACCTAGAAAGAGCAATGCGCTATGTCTTTCTCCCTTCCTAGGCACTCAGGGTAAAGAAAGGATCACATTCCTCTGCAGGTCCTGCTACTGTCCTACAGTCTTACAGGGCATCGCACTGCTTGTGCATCAGCCAGTTCTGGATAGATCTCCATGGTAAAATGTCAGGTTGGATTTTCAAAGGGAGAGAGTGAACACATGCTTCTGCCTACAAAATACATGATTGCAGGAACCATTTAGGCTGTATTTCCGTGCAGTGCTGTGTATTCTCAGCTGCCTATTAGCAACCACGTGGCCTCATACTAACCTGGTTCCTGGCCTTCATTAATCTTAGCAGTCTGGCATTTAAGAACGCTGGCAATGTATTGAGCTCCTTGTTCCTCTTCTTTGTTTGCTCCTTTTCCTACCCAGGTGTAGCCAGAGTTGTTTGGCAGTTTCAGAACAAAGACATCATTAGAGTTCAGTGACATTGCGTCAACATCAACCTAGATcaagaaagaaattgttttattcttcatGTTTTCAAATAATGTGATCGCTATTTTGCATGTTTATATAAAACATGTAGATAGATCTTAATCAgctatgcttttttcctttattttttccctggatTTATACTGATATAAATTAGAGAAGAACTTAACTTGAAACAGGGAACTGACTTGAAGGCCAAAAGTTAGGACTATTTAGCAATAGGAAAGACTATCTCATAAGGGttgctgatttctttttgtgAGCTAACTGTTCACTACATGTTTTCTTACAGTATCCTCTGAAAGATGTAGATTGGTTGCAGCCAGTTACTACATATTCTCTGTGATTTATTAGATGGGTTGGTCACATAGAGCAGTGGATTTGATTTGGAGTTCTGCATTCCTACCAGATGTGACCACCCAACAAGATTAGTCGGAGAGGCTCATGGCAGCTATACCATTTCCCATGGGGAATAGTTGGTGTACTCAGCAGGTGACCTTACCTCCGCAATCCTGGTAACGGCTGCCAGGTTCCTGCGGATTTGGAAGAGTCGCATGGGAGGAGCAGGTTTCTGACCTTCCTTCTTAGATGTCCCATCCTTGTAGACAATAAGCGGTTTGTTTTTGAACAAGCTCAGTAAATGTTTAGGCTCTTTGCCTTGGCTGACTCGGATCTGTACATATGTAAAGAAAtgcaacaaaagaaacaaaaggacaCATGTAGttatttttggtctttgttgAATAGCATAGGGGATGTTAGCCAATAATGCTAAATATGTTAGCACGAATGAAAAGTGGCAAGCTGAGATGATCTAAAAATACAGTTCCAGACACGTTAAAGTTAGAGCATTTGTGAGATTTTTTGTCAATCATGCTGACACAAAGACAAGATTCAAACTTCTAACATAATGTTTAGCTGATTAAAATGGCTGCTATCTACTGTAAtaagaaaattactctttttcaAAAGATCTGTCATTTCATAGAGTTTTATAAAGTGACTTAATTCTCCTGAAAAACTATCTTGGAAGTTTAGGTGCCCTGTATTTAAGCAGAGAGAATGGTTATTCATCCTGTTCATTATTTCtacctgaaataatttttgtattttacctGCAAGAGGATGAAAAAGATGAGCATAAATCTATCTTGCAGAGGATAACATGGATGACAAAAATGAACTTCCATTACAGAGGCAAAAGATGTTATTGCAATCTCAGAAAAACATTGAGCTATGAAGAATGACTATTTTTAGGTTAATGTATGATAAAAGTTATTTGTATACAATTGTTTGTTCTTCCTTTATAACAGTACCACCCGCCAAGGTGGAGGGCTGCGGCTTTCACTCccggaaagaaagaggaaaaaggggaaTGAGGCATATTGCGTAGCCAGCAGAGGAGAAGTGGAGCGCCGCAGCCTTTAGCTGTGCCCGGTGAGGCCTGGGGCGGCTgcggccgggcagccccggctgtggggcagagcGCGGGGCAGCTCGGCGGCTGGGGCGGCAGTGGTCGtgctgggcagcaggagcaggtgcTTTTACGTATCTCACAGGTGGATAGACTGGTACAGTTGCCTGATAAGGATCCCTTAGGATCCCCTAGGATACCCTAGGACACGTATACTTGTAGGTGCCAAACTGCGGCAGGATTTtataaatgccaaaaaaaaaaaaaaccaacacccagaCAGAAAAAAACTTGCTGAGGGAAACATATTCCTGCAAAACAAATAGGGGCTTTTTAATAGTCATTTGTACTGTAGTGCCATCTAGTGACCACAACATGTACATTTAAATCTTTCAAATAATGCTAATACAGACGTTAAGCACAGGTAATATATACTATGTAGCCATGTACATGCATAcaaatgcacacatgcatatatacatatgtgtgtgtatatatacacacatacatatatatacacatatatatattcctAAATTCACTGCAGggtaaaagtatttttaagtatcATGTCCATTGCAGTGAGATGGATCTCCTTCAGCTTtaataaaaaggctttttaagCACATTATTATTGCCACTGTTAGTagtaatattattattactgtagTATTAGTATTGGCCTTAGTTATGAGGCAGGACCATATTGTGCTGAACTCTGTCCAAATACAGAACATGCATTAGGAATATTTCAAGGAGTAATTACCTAGAAGTGTTCTAATCCTTTCTTAATATAATTTCCATCATAAATCATAACTGATTAATAGCTAAAAGTATGGTCTGCCATCTAAATTAACTGTACCTTGGTGGGTGGGGGAAGCCCTTTACTTTGGTAATTAAGAAATGGGAAGCACAGAATTATTTCCTATTGCCTAGAAAATCTCTGCCTGTTCCTAGTCATCTTCCGGCTCTAGTCTTTCTGTGAAAAAAGGAGACCTCTCACCTCTCCACCTACCCGCCACTCCTCACTAGCTGCCAATGTCCTGCTCCTTGCCTTGCACACCCCATTTCTGCAAGTAAGGATGTGTATCCTGCGTTCATGGAGCTGCAAGCACTATGGGATGGGAAAACCCAAGTTACGTTCCTCACTCCAGCAGGGACAAGCCAGACTCTGCAGCACAGTTCCTGCAGGCTCTCCCCTTCTGGCTGTCATGTGGCTTTCATGTGTCCCAGTTTTGGCCCTCTAAAAGTCAGGTGTCTTGTCTGGGCTAAACAACACCGCTTCCTACATAATCAAAAGGAGACACGGGAGCTCGTACAGGGCTATCGCCCTGTCAGACACTTGCTTCAGAGTGAGTTGCCCTCAGAGGATCTTATCCTTTGGTCTCCACTAACCATGTACAGTTTGTAGGCAGGACTAAAACCTGGTTTTAGACAGTGAaagtagaaggaaagaaaaggagtttcAGGCTGTGTTATATCTCTGTTCTTTTCAACAACTGCATTCAGAAAGGATGATTCAAATGGGAAATCTCTAGTGACTTTAAAAGGAGCCCACGGTGCTTGGCTCGATAGAGACCATGAGCAGTTGCTATTCCCAGTCTTCAAATGCTACATCCTCCTTTGAGTTCTCATTGACATTTGCATATATTGTGTGCTCTGTTTAATTTTATCCAGAAGACACTAACCTGCACAGCCTGACCGTTCAATAACCGATCCAGCTGAACAGTCAGAAATGCAGACGCAGTCAGTTCATCTTTTGTAGTATGGGCTCcttgcctgaggaagaaaaggagaatggCTAAGTCCAGTTTCAAAATAATCCAGAGCTTATCCTGCATGACAAACGCGCAGTAAACAACCTTGCATTTACACGTGGTTCTACTCAAAAGGACATAAAGTCAGCATAAAATAATATCCACATGCTGGAGGTCTGTGCAAAGCTGACCAAACATACCATGTGTAGATGATCTGCCCTTTAGGGTAAGTGTAGAGGATAATGTAGCAGTCACCACCATAGAACTGTCCATACGTCTCGGGTCCCACAGGAACTCTGCCGCTGCTTTCCACACGCCAGATCTGGGGAAACACAGAAATCACTGGAGAATGCTGAACTTCATCCTGAGAGTCTTCAAGAAGCAATTTATTGTGCCATCCTTTGAGTGGCCCTTGTTTCTGTTCCCAAGTGttatggaataaaaccaggaaggATTCTTCATGAAGTAGATAGATACACCCTGCACCCACTGGATGAATGAATAATGACCATCAACAAGCCATTGCAGTACACTTTTCTTTGTCTTGATGCTTTAATGCCACATGATCACCTCATAATGCTATGTTGAACTTACTTTCTTAACATCTTAAGATGATAATATGATATGAATGGCACAACATTATGATTCATCATAGAACTATTGTATCATTTGGGAGAGGCACACCGTAGTCAGATAACACACTGTTAAGCAGGCTTCTTCCTATTATTCGATTCACTACAGCCCAGTTCAGTTAACAACTGCTCTCCAAAAACATACTGCTAAAATTATACAGCAAAAAGTGCTTCAGATCTAAGCTGTTTTGGCTCAAGCCTACAGACCATCCCAAGTATGAGGTTAGAAACCTAGAAAATATACCAATGAGGCTGtagatatttatctttttttttccagaatcccAACATGCAGACCTGTATTCAACAGGCTGTGTTGGTACAATGCCAAACCAGCCCTGTATAGTCCAAAGATGGACTGCAGTGGGATATGGATAGATCTAGAAAGACTGTACAGTCAGTCATCTTTTTCTCTCTAAATCCAGGTTACCTGAGAGACACGCTAGGGACAAAGAAGGTTCCTCTAGAAAGCAGACTGGATACATACATAAAGACACAGAACGAATTTCTGACTCCAAGGGCAAGTCTTCCCATTCCAGATTTCAAGCTGATGTGAGCTAGAAGTTTTTCTTTAGTCTGAGGATCATATTTAAAGTATATCTTGGAGAAGTATTGTGTAGAAGGggaaatgtttctgctgtttGATTTCTATTGATGACTGGTAAAACATCTTTCATAAGCATCAAAAAAACATGACCCGGCATACAGCTGATAAAGAGATTCACTTTCTACTTCAAAGTACCTTTTCTGATGGTAGAAGTAACACTGTCAGTAATGTAGTGTTACTCTACACAACAGTGTAAATGGCAAAACACAGAGTAGCAGCTTATCCCGTAACAGAGTAAGCTAGGTAGGTAGAATACAATTTAATACAACACAAAAATTACCTCTACTTTCCCTGAACCGTCATCTACCATGTTATGCTGGGCAGCCATTTGTGGAGACTCATGTAACTTGGTAGCATCAAATTCAATCTGCTCAATTTTAGCCACTCTCTCTGTGACATATACTTTGCCAAAGCCATCACTTTGATCTTTATCCTTCCAGTCTTtgaaaaattgtttgaaaattgGCGTTTCACCTCCTTCGGGAAGGACTTGAATCTGAAATGAAGCAAGACGcatgaaatggaaggaaaacaaaactgacaCAGTTACTCGAACAGGAACTTTTCTGAACTATCTGTTAGTCAAACATTGCCCTTATGTCTTTTAAgtccttaaattttttttttcctgatttaaaaataaagtctttaaCAGAGCTCAACTCCTGGTATCATCTCATAAATAGATCACACCTGTGTGTTGGCAGGATAATTCATCTGCTGTATGAATTGTTCAGCATTCTTCATGGCAGCTTTTCTCTCTTGTGGGTTAGCATCCTTGCCTGGTTAAAACAGAAGGATAACAATACATGGGAAAGGGCAATGAGCTCACAGAT
Coding sequences within it:
- the SCIN gene encoding scinderin, whose translation is MAPDRPPPPFAEAGQRSGLQVWRVERLELVPVPPSRHGDFFVGDAYLVLHTVRRAAAAAYRLHYWLGKECTQDESTAAAIFAVQMDDYLGGKPVQSREIQGYESTEFVGYFKGGIKYKAGGVASGFNHVVTNDLSAQRLLHIKGRRVVRATEVPLVWTSFNRGDCFIIDLGTEIYQWCGSSCNKYERLKATQVAIGIRDNERNGRSKLITVEEGSEPDQLIEVLGSKPVLPECDDDDDELADITNRRSAKLYMVSDASGCMKVSMVAEENPFSMAMLLSEECFILDNGAARKIFVWKGKDANPQERKAAMKNAEQFIQQMNYPANTQIQVLPEGGETPIFKQFFKDWKDKDQSDGFGKVYVTERVAKIEQIEFDATKLHESPQMAAQHNMVDDGSGKVEIWRVESSGRVPVGPETYGQFYGGDCYIILYTYPKGQIIYTWQGAHTTKDELTASAFLTVQLDRLLNGQAVQIRVSQGKEPKHLLSLFKNKPLIVYKDGTSKKEGQKPAPPMRLFQIRRNLAAVTRIAEVDVDAMSLNSNDVFVLKLPNNSGYTWVGKGANKEEEQGAQYIASVLKCQTAKINEGQEPEEFWKALGGKKKYQTSSQLLTKAEDHPPRLYGCSNKTGRFVIEEVPGEFTQDDLAEDDVMLLDAWEQVFIWIGKDANETERQESVKSAKRYIETDPSGRDKRTPIVIVKQGHEPPTFTGWFLAWDSNKWKN